Proteins encoded in a region of the Sander lucioperca isolate FBNREF2018 chromosome 18, SLUC_FBN_1.2, whole genome shotgun sequence genome:
- the zgc:123321 gene encoding protein YIPF7 encodes MGDFQQFEQDFYQTGYYIDDQGHTVAYCDGYDSTDPAYYDTGAQAFVSGALDPSMEQQYTGQFFQPAMPSGTVGGTGIDSPEEEPPLLEELGINFDHIWQKTLTVLNPFKPADGSIMNETDLTGPILFCVALGVTLMMAGKVHFGYVYGISAAACIGMYILLSLMSSLAVSYGCVASVLGYCLLPMVALSAFAVFYSLQGVLGTLLALLGICWCSLSASKIFISTLAMDGQQLLVAYPCALLYGLFALLTVF; translated from the exons ATGGGGGACTTCCAGCAGTTTGAGCAGGACTTCTACCAGACAGGATATTACATAGATGACCAGGGCCACACCGTGGCTTACTGCGATGGCTACGATTCCACAGACCCTGCTTATTACGACAC tGGAGCACAGGCTTTCGTGTCGGGGGCTCTGGATCCTTCCATGGAGCAGCAGTACACCGGACAGTTCTTCCAACCTGCAATGCCTTCTGGGACCGTGGGAGGCACAGGAATAGATTCTCCTGAAGAGGAACCTCCCCTTCTtgagg aaCTTGGCATCAATTTTGATCACATCTGGCAGAAGACACTGACAGTGTTGAACCCCTTTAAACCAGCAGATGGCAGCATTATGAATGAGACGGATCTGACCGGTCCGATCCTCTTCTGCGTTGCACTGGGGGTCACTTTAATGATG GCAGGTAAAGTCCACTTTGGTTACGTGTATGGGATCAGTGCTGCAGCCTGTATTGGGATGTACATCCTGCTGAGTCTCATGAGTTCCCTGGCAGTGTCTTATGGCTGTGTGGCCAGTGTCCTGGGCTACTGCCTCCTGCCAATGGTGGCCCTCTCTGCATTTGCTGTCTTCTACTCTTTGCA AGGCGTCCTGGGTACACTTCTGGCCTTGCTAGGAATTTGTTGGTGCAGTCTCTCTGCCTCCAAGATCTTCATCTCCACCCTGGCGATGGATGGCCAGCAGCTGTTGGTGGCTTACCCATGTGCCCTGCTCTATGGGCTCTTTGCACTGCTCACTGTTTTCTAA
- the lamtor3 gene encoding ragulator complex protein LAMTOR3: MADDLKRYLYKQLQSVEGLHAIVVTDRDGVPVIKVANDNAPVHALRPGFLSTFALATDQGSKLGLSKNKSIICYYNTYQIVQFNRLPLVISFIASSNANTGLIMSLEKELAPLIEELRQVVEVT, encoded by the exons ATGGCTGAT GATTTGAAGAGATATCTGTACAAACAGTTGCAAAG TGTTGAAGGCCTCCATGCTATTGTAGTGACAGACCGGGACGGTGTCCCAGTTATCAAAG TTGCCAATGACAATGCCCCGGTCCACGCCCTGAGACCTGGCTTCCTGTCTACTTTTGCTCTGGCCACAGATCAGGGCAGCAAGCTGGGCCTCTCCAAGAACAAGAGCATCATCTGCTACTACAACACCTACCAG ATTGTGCAGTTCAATCGGTTACCGCTGGTCATCAGTTTCATTGCCAGTAGCAACGCCAACACAG GTCTCATCATGAGTCTGGAGAAGGAGTTGGCTCCACTAATAGAGGAGCTGAGGCAGGTAGTGGAGGTGACCTAA